A single window of Methylocella tundrae DNA harbors:
- a CDS encoding peptide chain release factor 3 has translation MSASDPVARRRTFAIISHPDAGKTTLTEKLLLFGGAIQLAGEVRAKANRRQTRSDWMGIERERGISVVTSVMTFEYGDCVYNLLDTPGHEDFSEDTYRTLTAVDSAIMVIDAAKGIEARTRKLFEVCRLRDIPILTFINKMDRETRDPFDLLDEIEKTLALDVAPITWPLGSGRSFAGTYDLEHNVVRRLDRDAEAVPVAGPDDPFIKGLLGEAEFEAAKEQIELARAGLKAFDQKAFLEGHLTPVFFGSALRNFGVRDLIDALAKFAPPPHGLEAASRNVDAREDKMTGFVFKIQANMDPNHRDRIAFMRVCSGKLRRGMKAKLVRTGKNIALNAPQFFFAQDRQLAEEAYAGDVVGIPNHGTLRIGDTLTEGEDLVFRGVPSFAPEILRRVKISDAMKAKKLREALGQMAEEGVVQLFLPNDGSGAIVGVVGALQLDVLAERLEAEYGLGVSFEQSRFESCRWITAAPAELDKFIRAHPSSMAVDLDGAPVFMGASAWDLKYEQDKWPDVTFSDIKDYQKAA, from the coding sequence ATGAGCGCTTCTGATCCGGTCGCCCGGCGGCGAACCTTCGCCATCATCTCCCACCCCGACGCGGGCAAAACCACGCTGACCGAAAAGCTGCTGCTGTTCGGCGGCGCGATCCAGCTCGCCGGCGAAGTGCGCGCCAAAGCCAACCGGCGCCAGACCCGCTCCGACTGGATGGGCATCGAGCGCGAACGCGGGATCTCGGTCGTCACATCGGTGATGACCTTCGAATATGGCGATTGCGTCTATAATCTGCTCGACACGCCCGGCCATGAGGACTTTTCCGAGGACACCTATCGCACCCTCACCGCCGTCGATTCAGCGATCATGGTGATCGACGCCGCCAAGGGCATCGAGGCGCGCACGCGAAAGCTGTTCGAGGTCTGCCGCCTGCGCGACATTCCGATCCTGACTTTCATCAACAAGATGGACCGCGAAACGCGCGATCCCTTCGATCTTTTGGATGAGATCGAAAAAACGCTCGCCCTCGATGTCGCGCCGATCACCTGGCCGCTTGGCAGTGGGCGCAGTTTTGCCGGCACTTATGATCTCGAGCATAATGTCGTGCGCCGGCTCGACCGCGACGCCGAAGCCGTGCCCGTCGCCGGACCCGATGATCCCTTCATCAAGGGACTTTTGGGCGAGGCCGAGTTCGAGGCGGCGAAAGAACAGATCGAACTCGCCCGCGCGGGCCTCAAAGCCTTCGATCAAAAGGCCTTTCTGGAGGGCCATCTGACGCCGGTTTTCTTCGGCAGCGCGCTGCGCAATTTCGGCGTGCGCGACTTGATCGACGCGCTGGCGAAATTCGCCCCGCCCCCGCATGGGCTGGAGGCGGCCTCGCGCAATGTCGATGCGCGAGAGGACAAGATGACGGGCTTCGTGTTCAAGATTCAGGCGAATATGGACCCGAACCACCGCGACCGCATCGCTTTTATGCGCGTCTGCTCGGGCAAATTGCGGCGCGGCATGAAGGCGAAGCTCGTGCGCACGGGGAAAAACATCGCGCTCAACGCGCCGCAATTTTTCTTCGCGCAGGATCGGCAATTGGCGGAAGAAGCTTACGCGGGCGATGTCGTCGGCATTCCGAACCACGGCACGCTGCGCATCGGCGACACGCTGACCGAGGGCGAGGATCTTGTGTTTCGCGGCGTGCCGAGCTTTGCCCCGGAAATTCTCCGCCGCGTCAAGATCAGTGACGCCATGAAGGCGAAAAAACTGCGCGAGGCGCTGGGCCAAATGGCCGAGGAAGGCGTCGTGCAGCTCTTCTTGCCGAACGACGGTTCGGGCGCGATCGTCGGCGTCGTCGGCGCCTTGCAGCTCGACGTGCTCGCCGAACGGCTCGAGGCCGAATATGGGTTAGGCGTCAGTTTCGAGCAGAGCCGTTTTGAATCCTGCCGCTGGATCACGGCCGCGCCGGCCGAACTCGACAAATTTATTCGCGCGCACCCCTCCTCCATGGCGGTCGATCTCGACGGCGCCCCGGTCTTCATGGGCGCCTCTGCCTGGGACCTGAAATATGAGCAGGACAAATGGCCGGATGTGACCTTCTCCGACATCAAGGACTATCAGAAGGCCGCGTGA
- a CDS encoding DUF1810 domain-containing protein translates to METSDKYNLQRFVEAQNSVFEEVCSELEEGRKKTHWMWFIFPQIAGLGHSPMAQRYAISGRAEAEAYVRHPVLGPRLRRCTHLVNRAIGRSINQIFGSPDDMKFHSSMTLFARTADDSQIFRDALQKYFAGELDQATLQRL, encoded by the coding sequence ATGGAAACAAGCGATAAATACAATCTGCAACGCTTCGTCGAGGCTCAAAATTCCGTATTCGAGGAGGTTTGCTCCGAACTGGAGGAAGGCCGCAAGAAAACCCATTGGATGTGGTTCATCTTCCCGCAGATCGCGGGTCTCGGGCATAGTCCCATGGCGCAACGCTATGCGATTTCAGGCCGCGCGGAGGCCGAGGCCTATGTCCGTCATCCGGTTCTTGGGCCAAGGCTGCGGCGCTGCACGCATCTGGTCAATCGGGCGATTGGGCGTTCAATCAATCAGATTTTCGGATCGCCTGACGACATGAAGTTTCATTCCTCGATGACTTTGTTCGCCCGGACGGCGGACGACAGCCAGATATTCAGGGACGCGCTGCAGAAATATTTTGCAGGGGAATTGGACCAGGCGACGCTGCAACGGCTTTGA
- the thiD gene encoding bifunctional hydroxymethylpyrimidine kinase/phosphomethylpyrimidine kinase codes for MIPNILSIAGSDPSGGAGIQADLKTFAALGCYGMAAITALTAQNTTGVRGLHLPPPEFVGAQIDAIFEDIDVAAVKIGMLGSAAIVETVAARLAVRGPRAVVLDPVLAATSGDPLAASGVEQAMIERLFPLATLVTPNLDEAARLSGLPRVRDAAEMRAAAERLHRLGARAILIKGGDAAGASCDDLYFDGASERIFSAPRVATPNTHGTGCTLSSAIAAYLGLGFALPEAIGAAKTYLTRALEAADELSVGGGHGPLNHFFELWRPTSKA; via the coding sequence ATGATTCCAAACATTCTCTCCATCGCCGGCTCCGATCCGAGCGGAGGCGCCGGCATACAGGCCGATCTCAAGACCTTCGCCGCGCTCGGATGCTACGGCATGGCGGCGATCACGGCGCTCACCGCCCAGAACACCACGGGCGTGCGCGGCCTTCACCTCCCACCGCCGGAGTTCGTCGGCGCACAGATCGACGCGATTTTCGAGGATATCGACGTCGCGGCGGTCAAGATCGGCATGTTGGGATCGGCCGCGATCGTCGAAACCGTCGCCGCGCGCCTCGCCGTGCGCGGGCCCCGCGCGGTCGTGCTCGATCCGGTGCTCGCTGCAACGAGCGGCGACCCGCTGGCCGCGTCAGGCGTCGAGCAAGCGATGATCGAGCGACTGTTTCCGCTCGCAACGCTCGTCACGCCCAACCTCGATGAAGCCGCGCGGCTCTCGGGCCTTCCGAGGGTAAGGGACGCCGCTGAGATGCGCGCGGCGGCCGAGCGGCTGCATCGCCTCGGCGCCAGGGCCATATTGATAAAGGGCGGCGACGCGGCGGGCGCATCCTGCGACGATCTTTATTTCGACGGCGCATCGGAGCGGATCTTTTCAGCTCCCCGCGTCGCGACGCCTAACACGCATGGCACGGGCTGCACGCTATCGTCGGCGATCGCAGCCTATCTTGGCCTTGGCTTTGCGCTGCCGGAGGCGATCGGCGCCGCGAAAACCTATCTGACCCGCGCGCTCGAAGCCGCCGATGAGCTGAGCGTCGGCGGCGGACACGGCCCGCTCAACCATTTTTTCGAGCTCTGGCGGCCGACGTCCAAAGCTTGA
- a CDS encoding DUF2937 family protein, translating to MLRSRLALFVGAVVGLTASQIPEYAQQYRQRLGGAIDELQKIVSQFDADSAQLGLSEEQGIARLSGDGDEFIRERGLQMEQIVARLQTLSRANADMARSGSLGRLAALAADFDPLIARQAYASYEPAVPVTSEGFVLAGLGFLTGVGLFRALTAPLRRFRRRRPMSA from the coding sequence ATGCTGAGGTCGAGACTAGCGCTGTTTGTTGGCGCCGTCGTCGGGCTGACCGCGTCGCAGATTCCTGAATATGCCCAGCAGTACCGGCAAAGACTTGGCGGCGCGATCGACGAATTGCAGAAAATCGTCTCCCAATTCGACGCGGATAGCGCCCAGCTTGGCCTGAGCGAGGAGCAGGGCATTGCGCGTCTTTCCGGCGACGGCGATGAATTTATCCGCGAACGCGGCCTTCAGATGGAGCAGATCGTTGCGCGTCTGCAAACGCTATCGCGCGCCAACGCAGACATGGCGCGATCCGGTTCGCTTGGAAGATTGGCCGCACTGGCGGCCGATTTCGACCCCTTGATCGCGCGCCAGGCCTATGCGAGCTATGAGCCCGCCGTTCCTGTGACAAGCGAAGGATTTGTCCTGGCAGGACTGGGCTTCCTGACCGGCGTCGGCCTCTTTCGGGCCTTGACGGCGCCCCTGCGGCGCTTCCGCCGCAGGAGGCCGATGTCGGCGTGA
- a CDS encoding WD40 repeat domain-containing protein, giving the protein MVEPINSLTSNVAPIDAGAPVTAAAFIGATPALALGDGHVLLTGTGGQKRIAVHPDAAILVAAKAGKELATGGDDGRVVLISEDGAPRQIAYEKGRWIDALAARGDGALAWSTGKQVFARDPKGEIKTTTAPSSVRGLAFLPKGYRIAISHYNGARLWFPNAAAPPEELHWKGSHLEITVSPDGRFIVTAMQENSLHAWRLADKKDLRLSGYPAKPRSMSWSSDGHWLATSGADASIIWPFNSKEGPINKAPRECGVRQAKISCVAFHPKSPVLAQGYEDGMILLCRLADGAELLVRASGAGENAAVTALCWDDAGRRLLFGCADGASGILTMPA; this is encoded by the coding sequence ATGGTCGAGCCGATTAATTCCCTGACTTCCAATGTCGCCCCTATCGACGCAGGGGCGCCGGTGACCGCCGCGGCCTTCATCGGCGCGACGCCCGCTTTGGCGCTCGGCGATGGCCATGTGCTTCTGACCGGGACAGGCGGACAAAAACGCATTGCCGTGCATCCCGACGCCGCCATTCTGGTCGCGGCGAAAGCCGGAAAGGAGCTGGCCACGGGTGGTGACGACGGCAGGGTCGTGCTGATCTCCGAAGACGGCGCGCCGCGTCAGATCGCCTATGAGAAAGGCAGATGGATCGACGCGCTTGCCGCGCGCGGCGACGGCGCGCTCGCCTGGTCAACAGGCAAACAGGTCTTCGCGCGCGATCCCAAAGGCGAAATCAAGACAACGACAGCGCCCTCGAGCGTGCGCGGCCTCGCTTTCCTGCCCAAAGGCTACAGGATTGCGATCTCGCATTATAATGGCGCACGCCTGTGGTTTCCGAACGCCGCCGCCCCGCCCGAGGAGCTGCACTGGAAAGGCTCGCATCTCGAAATCACGGTTTCCCCCGACGGCCGCTTCATTGTGACGGCGATGCAGGAAAATTCTCTGCACGCTTGGCGGCTCGCCGATAAAAAAGACCTGCGGCTCAGCGGCTATCCGGCCAAGCCGCGCTCCATGTCCTGGTCGTCCGACGGCCATTGGCTGGCGACCTCGGGGGCCGACGCCAGCATCATATGGCCGTTTAACTCCAAGGAGGGGCCGATCAATAAAGCGCCGCGCGAATGCGGCGTCCGGCAAGCCAAGATCAGTTGCGTCGCGTTTCATCCAAAGAGCCCCGTTCTGGCGCAGGGCTATGAGGACGGCATGATCCTGCTCTGCCGCCTCGCCGACGGCGCCGAGCTTCTTGTGCGCGCCAGCGGAGCCGGCGAGAACGCCGCTGTCACCGCTCTCTGTTGGGACGACGCCGGCCGCAGGCTGCTGTTTGGCTGCGCCGACGGCGCGTCCGGTATCTTGACCATGCCAGCCTGA
- a CDS encoding CobW family GTP-binding protein: MAEKIPVTVLTGYLGAGKTTLLNRILSEDHGRKFAVIVNEFGAIGIDNDLVVGADEEVFEMNNGCICCTVRGDLIRIIEGLLKRKGKFDAIIVETTGLADPAPVAQTFFVDADVQNAARLDAVVTVADAKWLAERLKDAPEAKSQIAFADVIILNKTDLVSAEELRDVEARIRAINPYATLHETVKCAVPINEVLGRNAFDLDRILDIEPQFLEVEDAHDHDHHDHAHHDHDDHHHHGHEHHEHASHGLKHYHDEDMQSVALTIEGDVDADKFMPWINTYIQTEGASILRSKGILAFKDEPKRFVFQGVHMILDGDLQRDWKPGEKRVSRVVFIGRNLKEDEIRSGFLACAA, encoded by the coding sequence ATGGCCGAAAAAATTCCCGTCACCGTGCTCACAGGATATCTCGGCGCCGGCAAGACGACGCTTTTGAACCGCATCCTGTCGGAGGACCACGGGCGGAAGTTCGCCGTCATCGTCAATGAATTCGGCGCGATCGGCATCGACAACGACCTCGTCGTCGGCGCCGACGAAGAAGTCTTCGAGATGAACAATGGCTGCATCTGCTGCACGGTCCGCGGCGATCTCATCCGCATCATCGAAGGCCTGTTGAAACGAAAGGGCAAATTCGACGCCATCATCGTCGAGACGACCGGGCTCGCGGACCCCGCGCCCGTCGCGCAAACCTTTTTCGTCGACGCCGACGTTCAAAACGCCGCGCGGCTCGACGCCGTCGTGACGGTCGCCGACGCCAAATGGCTCGCCGAGCGGCTGAAGGACGCGCCCGAGGCTAAAAGCCAGATCGCCTTTGCCGACGTCATCATTCTCAACAAGACCGATCTCGTGAGCGCCGAAGAGTTGCGCGACGTGGAGGCGCGCATCCGCGCCATCAACCCTTACGCCACATTGCATGAGACTGTGAAATGCGCCGTACCCATCAATGAAGTGCTGGGCCGCAACGCCTTCGATCTCGATCGCATCCTCGACATCGAACCGCAGTTCCTCGAAGTCGAGGACGCTCACGACCACGATCATCACGACCACGCCCATCATGATCATGACGATCATCATCATCACGGGCACGAGCATCATGAGCACGCCTCGCACGGCCTCAAGCATTATCATGACGAGGACATGCAGTCGGTCGCCCTGACGATCGAGGGCGATGTCGACGCGGATAAATTCATGCCCTGGATCAACACCTACATTCAGACCGAGGGCGCCTCGATTTTGCGTTCCAAAGGCATTCTCGCCTTCAAGGACGAGCCGAAGCGTTTCGTTTTTCAGGGCGTCCACATGATCCTTGACGGCGATCTGCAACGGGATTGGAAGCCGGGCGAAAAGCGCGTCAGCCGCGTCGTCTTTATCGGCCGCAACCTGAAGGAAGATGAAATCCGCAGCGGCTTTCTGGCTTGCGCCGCCTGA